The region CAGGAGGAAGCCCTCGGGGCCACCCTCACAAAGACGCAGCAGCAGGTGGTCCTCGAGGTGAAAACAACCTTTTATGACCATCTCTACAAGGCACGGCTCGTTACAATCTATGAGAAGACCCTCTCGACGCAGAAGGAGCACCTCTCCATGGCAGAAGAGCGCTTCAAAGCAGGGGTAGGACTCCCCCAGGATGTGGTAAGGTCAGAGGCCGCCGTGGCAAGCACCATCTACCAGCTTACCCAGGCGAGAAATGACGCCAGCATTTCCCGCATAAAGCTCGCCACCCTTATGGGAGTAGATCCCCGGACCCCCCTCCTCACGTCAGATGACCCCGAGCCACCCCCCGCAGCGCTGCCCCTTGAGGCCTTTATTGAAAAAGCCCTCAGGGAAAGGCCGGATATGAAGGGCGGTATGTCGCAGGTGAAGGCCGCAGAGTACGCCCTTGGCGCGGCGGCGACCAATAATGCCCCTGATGTGGTCGGCTCGACGTCATACTCGATGAGGGGTTACAATTTCCCTCCCCACAACAGCGATCAGCTCAGCACGACCCTGTCCATCCAGTGGAGTATCGGCGACGGGGGCCTCACACCGGGGATGGTGAAGGAGGCAAAGGCACACATTGAAGCGGCAAGGGCGCAGCTCGAAGAAACGAAGCAGGCAGTCATCTCCGAGGTATCCCAGGCCTACCTGTCAATGGCTTCCGCTGAGCAGAAGCTGACGGCTTCTGACGCCGAGGTGGCAAACGCCGACGAGAGCCTGAGACTCGCCGAGGGGCGCTTCAAGTCAGGCCTCGGCATACTGCTCGATGTCCTGGACGCCCAGAACGCCCTCCTCACTGCGCGGGTGAACAGGGTGAAGGCCCGGCTTGATGTTGATCTCTCCATAGCGTCCCTTGCCTATGCTCTTGGTGAAAATCTACCGCCCCCCCGCCAGGGGCCTTGACCCCTCACTCCCGGGGTCTCATCAAGCCAGTCCATGATGCGCTGATTCCCAGGGAGGCGGGGAGGATTACCGGAGATTCTTGGTTAATATTGCCTTTATCCGATCTAAGGAGCCGAAGCCATGAAGACAACTGAAGATTTCAAGTGGAGCAACCTGGGAGACATCGAGAAAGGGCGGCCCAACCTGGGAGACAAGACAAGCGTGGCGGTGTACCGCATATTCAATTACTCATTGAAAAGCGTCCTTGAAAAGCACCTGGGCAAAGAGAAGACACGATCCTTCTTCGTCGAGGCGGGCCACATGGCGGGCCTCGAATACTGCAGGAACATGCTTGCCACGAGCCTCACGCCGGATAGATTTGTTGCCGAGCTTCACAGGCAGCTGAAAGACCTGGGAATTGGCGTGCTCTACGTGGAAAAGGCCGACTTCAAAAAGCTGGATTTCGTCCTGACCGTCACAGAGGACCTTGACTGCTCGGGACTCACCCCCTGCGGCGAGACCGTCTGCACCTTCGATGAGGGCTTTATCGCGGGGATCCTGGAGGCCTACACGGGAAAATCTTTTGAAGTCAAGGAAGTGGACTGCTGGACCACAGGGAGCACCGCCTGCAGGTTCACTGCCAGGGCGCACTAAAAAGGTACCCCATGGACGACAGACCTCCCACAGATATGGCCCCTGTAGTGGAAAAGCTCTGCTTTACACTTGAAAAGCTCCTCCAAGGGGACTTTGCAGGAGCAGGCGCCTCCCTTCCTGAGCCTGACGCCTCCGCAGGGGACCCGGCGCTCTCAAGGCTCGCAGGGGTGATAAGGATCATTGTCGGCTCGCACATTCAAGGGGCGGCCTTTATCAACGCGCTTGCAGCGGGGAGCCTCGAGGCGGAAGCGCCGCGGAAGAACCTTTTCTTCTCGCCCCTCAAGTCTCTCCAGGCAAGCCTCCGCCACCTCAGGTGGCTCTCCGGGCAGATAGCCATGGGCAACCTCGATCACGAGGCAAGCTACCTGGGGGACTTCTCAGAGTCCTTCAACAGGCTCATGGAAGCCCTGAAGGAGAAGGAGAAGCTTGAGCAGAGGCTCAGGATTGACGAGGAGCGCTACCGCGCCATTGTCGAGGCCGCAGCGTACCCCATCATTATCACCGATTCAGAGGACTACCTTATACTTTACCTGAACAGCAGGGCTGAGAAGCAGTTTCTCGTCACTAGGGAGATGATGACGGGGAAAACAACCCATACTTTTTATGAAAGCCCCGAGGAGAGGGATCGCCTCATCTCCCTTTTTAAAGAGAAGGGGTCCCTCTTCGACATGGAAGTGAGGCTCCGCAGATCAGACGGTGAGCTCTTCTGGGCCCTCATCTCAATAGGTCACCTCACTTTTGACGGGAAAAAGGCCATCTGCATCTCATTAAACGAAATAACAGAGCTCAAGAAGGCTCAAGCTGACCTTATGGCGGCTAAGCAGGCCGCCGAGGAGGCCAGCAGGGCCAAGAGCATCTTCCTGGCAAACATGTCCCACGAGATAAGAACCCCGATGAACGCCATCGTGGGATTTCTCGAGCTCCTGGGCGACAGGGACCTCGGTGCAGAGCATCAGGAGTACGTGAGGGAGACAAAGAACGCCTCGGAGTATCTCCTCCATCTCATCAGCGACATCCTTGATCTCTCCAAGATAGAAGCCGGCAGGATGGAGCTGGAGAGAGTAGATTTCAATGCCCTCTCCCTCGTGGAAGACGTGATTTCCCTCAACGCGCCTATGGCCTTCCAGAAAAGCCTTGAAATCTATCCCTTCCTGGATCTTATGACCCCGGCCTGGCTCTCGGGGGACCCGGGGAGGCTCAAGCAGGTCCTGAATAACCTTATCAGCAATGCCGTCAAATTCACGGAGCATGGAGAGATAACAGTGACGCTCTCATCAGAGGATATGGGCGACAGGGGGGTGAAGCTCTCCTTCTCCGTCGAGGACACGGGTATCGGCATCAGGAGCGGCGACGGGATAAAGCTCTTCGAGGCCTTTTCACAGGCCGATGCCTCGACGACGAGAGTTTATGGCGGCACAGGCCTTGGGCTGGCAATATCAAAAAGAATCGTCGAGATGATGGGCGGATCGATTGCAATGAAAAGCAATCCTGGAGAGGGCTCGTCATTTGCCTTCTCCGTGGTCATGGAGAAAGGAGCCTTCATTGCCCGAGAACATAGTGATGACGGGGTTCCCCGGCTTGAGGGCATCACGGTGCTCATCGTGGATGACTGCCGGAAGAGCAGGGAGGTAATAAAGAATATTCTCTCCCCCGCGGGATGCCCCATCATTGAAGCCGAATCGGGCCCCAGGGCCATGGAGCTCCTCATCGCCGGGAAGATGCAGTGCGGCGCGGTGATCGTTGATTCAGACATGCCGGGGATGGATGGCCCCTCCCTTATCGCTGCCCTGAAAGCCCTTGAGCCCGCAAATCCCCTCCCGGTAATACTTCTTGAACCACCTTCCGGGAAAAGGGAGCCCGAGAGCGGCACACTCACCACGGTCACGAGGCCCATAAGGCACAAAGAGCTTCTCATGGCCCTTCTCAAAGCACTTGGAAGAGATCCATGCCTTCTTCCCGTTGAAGCGGCAGCCATCGCCAGGAGCATGAAAGGGGGAGAGCGGGCCGATCCGGCACACCTTCGGATTCTTCTTGTCGAGGACAACAGGACAAACCAGAAAGTATTCACCGCGATGCTGAAGACCATGGGTTATTCCTGTGACATTGCCGCTGACGGCAGCGAGGCCGTCGAGGCAAGCCTGAGCAGGGACTACCACCTGATCTTCATGGACTGCATGATGCCCGTGATGGACGGCTACCAGGCCACCATGGAGATCCGCAGGCGGGAGAAGAGCCTCTCCAGGGTTCCCATAATAGCAATGACGGCCTTTGCCATGAAGGAAGACCGGGACAAGTGCCTCGCCGCCGGCATGGATGACTATATCAGCAAGCCTGTCTCGAGGGAGACCCTCCGCAACATCCTCACAAAATACGGGGAACATGCACAGAGAGCCCGGGACCTTGATGCTGTACCGCCCCCCTTTGCCATTGATGAGGATCTGCCGTTGAAAGTCATAGACTCCATAGTCGATGACCTGGCGATAGAGCGGTCAGAGGCAGAGAGCTACCTGAATAGCTTCATGGAGAGCCTCCCTCTCTCTCTTGACAGGATAGATCGCCACCTGGCAGCCGGTGCCATAAACGAGGCCTACAGGGAGCTCCACCGCCTCAATGGCTCCTCGGGGTGCCTGAGGATGAAAAAACTCAGCAGGCTTTTCGCTGCCTGTGAGGAGAAGGCGGGAAGGGATAACATTGAAGAGACTGCCGTGCTGTTCCGTGAGACAAAGGCATATGCCGCGGCGCTCAGCACCCTCTACCGTCGTCATTTCAGCCAGATGCGCTGACATGAGCCACGAATTCCGGGAAAGAGGACACCGTGAGATCGGGGACCAGGCCATTCAGCCTCCCGAAGCCATAGGATACGAAGCATGTCCTTATGCCGGCGTTCTTCCCGGCACCAAGGTCAGTATAATGGTCGCCTACTATCCAGCTCCTCTCAGGCGCGGCCTTCACCTTCTCCATGGAGGCCAGCAGGGATTCAGGGTCGGGCTTGAGGGCATACCCCGAGTCGCCGCCGATGACCAGCTCAAAGAGATGAAGAATCCGGAAGTGGGCGAGGATCTCGTCGCAGAAAACCCGGGGCTTGTTGCTGATGACGGACAGCCTCCAGTGATTCCGGCGAAGCTCTCTCAAGCCCTCTGCAACTCCGCCGTAGAGGACCGAGTCATCGACCATGTGAGCGCGGTAAAAGCCTCTCATAATCCCCACGGCCTCGTCCAGGTCAATGCCGGTGCCTGCAAGGATTCTCTCGCAGAGCATCTTTATGCCGTCACCGATGGAGACCGTCACCTCCTCGACGGAGAGGTGCGCCATGCCGTAATGGGAGCGCATGACATTGACCGCCCTGGCAATGTCAGTGCGGGAATCCACAAGGGTGCCGTCAAGGTCAAAGGCGATGAGTGAGCTCATAGGGTTACCATTCAGAAAAAAGATATGGGCGGCAGGGAGTCTCCTTTATAAGCGCTCTCGAAAGTCTTCATGAACTCCCCTTTTCCGAAGGATGCGTCAAACTCGCGGAGCCATTTCCTCACGTAGGCGCCGTCAATGCTCCCTCTGTGCCTTGCCACGAGCTTCTGCATGTCAATGATGTCGGGAGGAGCTCCCGAGAGAATCTTGTGAATGATGAGATCCTCGCAGGAGGCGAAACAGACGCGCTGATCATTTATCCTGAGCTTCACCGTCCTCTTGATGGCCTGGGCTTCGTAGGGCGTAAGAGAGAGGATGAAGTCCACGCGGATGGAGCTCGCTTCATCGATGGCCGGGAGGACCATGTTCTGTCTTATATACTCCCTCGCGTCTTCAGGGACCGGAGAGAGGCCCATCTCGCGCACAATGGAGATCAGCAGGTTGATGCAGCGGGCGTCAAGGCCGATGAGGACATCGATGTCTCTTACGAGCTTTGGCTCGCCGTAAAGGAGAAGCGCCGCTCCGCCCGTGACAATATAGGGCACATTGTGGCGCAGGAGAACAAGGGCTATTCGTGAAAGGAGTTCTTCGAACATGAATTCAGCACGCTCGCAAGCCTTATGTCATTCTCGACGCCCTCCAGGGGATTGGGGGAGGGAAGCTTCCCATCCCTGGATGCCTCTTCCCAGAGCCTCCGGAATATCTCCATCGACATCTCAAAGTGCTGCTGGATTTTCTGCTCTGCTTCGTCGTGATCCCTTACTTCGATCAGTTCCTGGTTATTCATCTCTGCCGGGTCTCCTTCAATGATGATTGGATAGGTTTCCGCTTCCTCCAGAGGCACTCTGGAAATTCTTTCTCTATTATAGCATGAATCGGCCTGGAAAAAAATATTCTTTTACCCCGAAATCCCTGCAAGACTCTTCAGATACCCGCTCACCTCGCGACGGCCACGGGATTCTGCAATATCAAGCGGAGTCAGGCCGTCCCGGTCCACCGCCGAGGAGGAGGCTCCCTTTGAGACGAGGAGTTTCACCAGATCCAGCGAGCCATTGGCGGCGGCGATATGGAGGGGAGTGAGGCCGGAGCCGTCAGCAGCATTGATATCGGCGCCATAGTTGATGAGCACCCGGGCAGTCCTCAGGCCGCCGTTGAGCACGGCGTGGTAAAGCGGGGTACAGCCGTTGCAGTCGCGGGACTCAAGCAGGGCGCCCATGTAGAGGAGACCTTCCGCCGCGGCGCTCTCATCCCTGCATGCAAGCCAGTGGAGAAGGGTGTTGCCCTGGGTGTCCTTCAGCGTGAGAAACTCCGGGTGGCTTTCCATGAAAGCCCTGCTCTTCGGGATATCAATCTTTCCTGAGGCATCCCAGAGCCTGAGAAATCTCACGTCTATGCCTGCCAGGCTCCGCTCCTTACGCTCTTTTCCTTTTTCAAAGGGTTCCGTCATACCGCACTGCCCTCCCCTGCCCCGACAGGCAGCTATGAATTTACCAAAAGTCCTGTGTGAGTGAATTTCAAGGCCCGGAGGAAATCTCCTTCCCCCTGATGCCATGGGGCCTCAATGGGTCTCTTGCCGGAAAAGGGACTTGACAAAAAGGTGAAAATGCGGGAAATAGATAGTAAGCATGTCTAAAGAGAAGGGGTGGTAATTATGGCAGACAGCATCCAGCCGGTACAGGGCGGCAATATCCAGAGAACCGTGGTGGACCCGCTTCAATTCGGCCAGCAGGTGGGTGCCGGGGGTGCCGGCGTGAATGAGGCGCTGGGAAAAATCGGCAAGATGGGCGGGGCCGGGAAGGATCATAAGGGCGAAAAGCCCTCATCGTCCAAGGACGGCTTCCAGCCTTCTGACGACATGTCGGAGGTCTCTGACGGCATCGTGAAAGCCCACGAAATAGATCCCCACAACCAGGAGCTTCTCCAGAAAGGCACCCCGGCCTCCGGTGCCTCTGCCGGCGGCCTTGGCAAGCCCATGGCAGGAATGATGAACAAGAAGGCTGCCGATGAGCAGGCTGATGAAGGTGCCGAAGAAGGCCAGGATCTCCAGAAAGGAACGGACAGCAAACTAACAGCCTCGCCTCAGGAGAGCACTTCCGCCGCGCCGCAGCTTGCCGAGACCTCCCACGGCTCCACCCAGCTCAAGGTGGAAAAAGGCCCCGGCGAGGAGAAGCAGATCGACGGGGAGCTTGCTAACCAGCAGCTCAACGCCGATAATGCGAAGCAGATGGCTGCAATGAACGCCACGGGCAAGGAAGACGCCACGGCAAGGCAGATGGCAGCCCAGTCCGGCGTGAGTGATATCATGGAGCAGCAGGGCCTCAAGCAGCAGTTTATCGATGCCGCCCAGCAGGGCCTCACGGCAGGAATGGACTGGCAGAAGTACGGCGACATGAAGCAGATGATGGGGATGATGAACCAGAAGGAGGGGCAGCTGGTCCAGACCGACGGTATCAAGCAGATCGGGTCGGGGCAGGCGATGCAGACCGTGGGCACCGTCCTCAAGAGTGTGGGCGAAAACCTCAGGATGGTAGGGTGGAATCAGGACCAGTCGGGGAAAATGGAAGAGTGCACGGGGATGGCACTTCTTTCCAATCCCTACACGGCCGCGGCAGGGGCGGCCCTCGTCGCCTCAGGGACGGC is a window of Candidatus Eremiobacterota bacterium DNA encoding:
- a CDS encoding TolC family protein, yielding MGFLRIVHRTGRPEVLPNPRVLAFLLLCLLTLAFPAPPRADAQVPLPYMPRVQKLQAPPPIELPAPPEGSAQEGQTPLSASEAARIALGMRGVIKKAQADVAAARGRTQQAQSPLNPTVTVGTGYTGINNFISPSSSTGTGIIAAPAGGVAGSTGQTVSIPGYQVNAAVRQLIYDFNHTRQLIREAQAQEEALGATLTKTQQQVVLEVKTTFYDHLYKARLVTIYEKTLSTQKEHLSMAEERFKAGVGLPQDVVRSEAAVASTIYQLTQARNDASISRIKLATLMGVDPRTPLLTSDDPEPPPAALPLEAFIEKALRERPDMKGGMSQVKAAEYALGAAATNNAPDVVGSTSYSMRGYNFPPHNSDQLSTTLSIQWSIGDGGLTPGMVKEAKAHIEAARAQLEETKQAVISEVSQAYLSMASAEQKLTASDAEVANADESLRLAEGRFKSGLGILLDVLDAQNALLTARVNRVKARLDVDLSIASLAYALGENLPPPRQGP
- a CDS encoding 4-vinyl reductase — its product is MKTTEDFKWSNLGDIEKGRPNLGDKTSVAVYRIFNYSLKSVLEKHLGKEKTRSFFVEAGHMAGLEYCRNMLATSLTPDRFVAELHRQLKDLGIGVLYVEKADFKKLDFVLTVTEDLDCSGLTPCGETVCTFDEGFIAGILEAYTGKSFEVKEVDCWTTGSTACRFTARAH
- a CDS encoding response regulator encodes the protein MDDRPPTDMAPVVEKLCFTLEKLLQGDFAGAGASLPEPDASAGDPALSRLAGVIRIIVGSHIQGAAFINALAAGSLEAEAPRKNLFFSPLKSLQASLRHLRWLSGQIAMGNLDHEASYLGDFSESFNRLMEALKEKEKLEQRLRIDEERYRAIVEAAAYPIIITDSEDYLILYLNSRAEKQFLVTREMMTGKTTHTFYESPEERDRLISLFKEKGSLFDMEVRLRRSDGELFWALISIGHLTFDGKKAICISLNEITELKKAQADLMAAKQAAEEASRAKSIFLANMSHEIRTPMNAIVGFLELLGDRDLGAEHQEYVRETKNASEYLLHLISDILDLSKIEAGRMELERVDFNALSLVEDVISLNAPMAFQKSLEIYPFLDLMTPAWLSGDPGRLKQVLNNLISNAVKFTEHGEITVTLSSEDMGDRGVKLSFSVEDTGIGIRSGDGIKLFEAFSQADASTTRVYGGTGLGLAISKRIVEMMGGSIAMKSNPGEGSSFAFSVVMEKGAFIAREHSDDGVPRLEGITVLIVDDCRKSREVIKNILSPAGCPIIEAESGPRAMELLIAGKMQCGAVIVDSDMPGMDGPSLIAALKALEPANPLPVILLEPPSGKREPESGTLTTVTRPIRHKELLMALLKALGRDPCLLPVEAAAIARSMKGGERADPAHLRILLVEDNRTNQKVFTAMLKTMGYSCDIAADGSEAVEASLSRDYHLIFMDCMMPVMDGYQATMEIRRREKSLSRVPIIAMTAFAMKEDRDKCLAAGMDDYISKPVSRETLRNILTKYGEHAQRARDLDAVPPPFAIDEDLPLKVIDSIVDDLAIERSEAESYLNSFMESLPLSLDRIDRHLAAGAINEAYRELHRLNGSSGCLRMKKLSRLFAACEEKAGRDNIEETAVLFRETKAYAAALSTLYRRHFSQMR
- a CDS encoding HAD hydrolase-like protein; the encoded protein is MSSLIAFDLDGTLVDSRTDIARAVNVMRSHYGMAHLSVEEVTVSIGDGIKMLCERILAGTGIDLDEAVGIMRGFYRAHMVDDSVLYGGVAEGLRELRRNHWRLSVISNKPRVFCDEILAHFRILHLFELVIGGDSGYALKPDPESLLASMEKVKAAPERSWIVGDHYTDLGAGKNAGIRTCFVSYGFGRLNGLVPDLTVSSFPEFVAHVSASG
- a CDS encoding DUF6036 family nucleotidyltransferase, producing the protein MFEELLSRIALVLLRHNVPYIVTGGAALLLYGEPKLVRDIDVLIGLDARCINLLISIVREMGLSPVPEDAREYIRQNMVLPAIDEASSIRVDFILSLTPYEAQAIKRTVKLRINDQRVCFASCEDLIIHKILSGAPPDIIDMQKLVARHRGSIDGAYVRKWLREFDASFGKGEFMKTFESAYKGDSLPPISFF
- a CDS encoding ankyrin repeat domain-containing protein, with product MTEPFEKGKERKERSLAGIDVRFLRLWDASGKIDIPKSRAFMESHPEFLTLKDTQGNTLLHWLACRDESAAAEGLLYMGALLESRDCNGCTPLYHAVLNGGLRTARVLINYGADINAADGSGLTPLHIAAANGSLDLVKLLVSKGASSSAVDRDGLTPLDIAESRGRREVSGYLKSLAGISG